From a single Rutidosis leptorrhynchoides isolate AG116_Rl617_1_P2 chromosome 5, CSIRO_AGI_Rlap_v1, whole genome shotgun sequence genomic region:
- the LOC139849446 gene encoding uncharacterized protein, translated as MISGKVCSLIVDSGSCANTTLSHMVEKLGLVTKKHPHPYKLTWLNQGNEVKVAHRVTVAFSIDIGYLISMSIIMGDQNTYFMYVSGINITHIYLNPRDIPRVDFKAKINTTLFITQVEVDAELKSGTGAHLLMLVESDELKKHNGIEHQIGLAPGSILPDKAPYQCSPHEAKEVEKQVNYMVVKGYVRTSMSPCSVLTLLLPKKDSSMSEGDVWKTAFKIKGGLFEWLVMPFGLFNAPSTFMRLVNEALWPLIGRFEVVYFDDILVYLKNKKEHLDHLKKYLKKEFQWIYLRWKQSDLSLVLLLSLKLFELECDASGIGIGVVLVQGKKPECHVGRILADVLLFSKHDVGTSNVVVDALSMRYSLLSFLEATVLRFSFIKELYEANPEFALILICSPVDSKIDYVEEDVFLFKGIQSCIPKDSVRELLIREAHGGG; from the exons ATGATCAGTGGTAAAGTGTGCAGCTTGATTGTTGATAGTGGTAGTTGTGCTAACACAACATTAagtcacatggtggaaaaacttgggctggttacaaagaagcatccACATCCATACAAACTCACATGGCTTAACCAAGGCAATGAGGTAAAAGTTGCTCATCGAGTTACTGTTGCATTTTCTATTG ACATTGGTTATCtgataagtatgtctatcataatggGGGACCAAAATACTTATTTCATGTATGTGAGTGGTATAAATATCACCCACATTTATTTAAACCCTCGCGATATACCTAGAGTTGACTTTAAAGCAAAGATTAATACAACTTTGTTTATAACTCAAGTTGAAGTTGATGCTGAGTTAAAGAGTGGTACTGGTGCTCATTTGTTAATGCTGGTTGAAAGTGATGAGTTAAAAAAGCATAAT GGTATCGAACATCAAATTGGTCTTGCACCTGGATCTATTCTTCCTGATAAAGCACCTTATCAATGTTCTCCGCATGAAGCAAAAGAAGTAGAAAAGCAAGTGAATTATATGGTTGTAAAAGGTTATGTCAGGaccagcatgagtccttgttcagtacTAACTTTGCTGCTTCCTAAGAAAGACAGTTCTATGAGT GAAGGAGATGTATGGAAGACAGCTTTCAAGATCAAGGGTGGATTATTCGAGtggttggttatgccttttggtttattCAATGCACCCAGCACCTTCATGAGACTCGTGAATGAAGCCCTCTGGCCACTTATTGGGCGGTTTGAAGTTGTCTACTTTGATGACATTCTAGTGTATTTAAAGAATAAAAAAGAACACTTAGACCATTTAAAGAAA TATCTTAAGAAGGAATTTCAATGGATCTATCTAAGGTGGAAGCAATCAGATCTTAGCCTAGTCCTTCTTCTATCACTGAA GCtatttgaacttgaatgtgatgcaagtggtATTGGCATTGGTGTTGTTCTAGTACAAGGAAAAAAACCA GAATGCCATGTGGGTAGAATTCTTGCAGATGTACTCCTTTTTTCTAAACACGATGTTGGTACTTCTAATGTTGTTGTTGATGCTTTGTCAATGAGGTATTCTTTATTATCATTTCTAGAAGCTACAGTTCTTAGATTCTCATTTATCAAGGAGTTGTATGAAGCTAATCCAGAATTTGCTCTAATTTTGATTTGTTCCCCTGTTGATTCCAAAATAGATTATGTTGAAGAAGATGTCTTTCTATTCAAGGGCATCCAATCATGTATTCCAAAAGATTCAGTCAGGGAGTTGCTGATTAGAGAAGCACATGGAGGTGGTTAA